From a single Hominilimicola fabiformis genomic region:
- a CDS encoding tyrosine-type recombinase/integrase, whose translation MAKRFNGEGSIRQRTNGSWEARYTNPITNKQQSVYGKTKQEVQKKLKEKLRELDEVKKEEEYNRNGAINPNKITLNEWFDIYVNRYKKERVKPQTYAQMISQYRVHIKPYIGDNKLRDINVGDITDVVNILNKKELSNYVIKNTISRLKSCFETALEEDIITKNPVKSINTNGLGKSANIRRSLTNDELYWFFRGLTEHSIHDKFLFQLMLTTGIRVGELSALRWKNVDEDFKFITIDSTLTQYYNDKKEYIVEYCTPKTDRIRKIPIKDDVQSLFKQHKTILMEKYHGRKMTLTDEDFVFQKPIKKGMSQEKVQRIIDSIRNYLDKEYGIKLERFTPHYFRHTFATVAIHSDIPSIDIQKIGGWTDGAMLSKVYAHSNEELMTNSINKLNISF comes from the coding sequence ATGGCAAAACGATTCAACGGCGAAGGTAGTATAAGACAACGTACCAATGGCAGTTGGGAAGCAAGATATACTAATCCTATTACTAATAAGCAACAAAGTGTTTATGGTAAAACAAAACAAGAGGTTCAGAAAAAACTTAAAGAAAAATTACGTGAACTTGATGAAGTGAAAAAAGAGGAGGAATACAATCGAAACGGAGCAATTAACCCCAATAAAATAACATTGAATGAATGGTTCGATATTTATGTAAATAGATATAAAAAAGAAAGAGTAAAACCGCAGACATATGCTCAAATGATATCTCAATATAGAGTACATATAAAACCATATATAGGAGATAATAAATTAAGAGATATTAATGTTGGCGATATTACAGACGTTGTTAATATATTAAATAAAAAAGAACTATCTAACTATGTAATTAAAAATACAATATCTAGATTAAAATCGTGTTTTGAAACTGCATTAGAAGAGGACATTATTACAAAAAATCCAGTAAAATCAATTAATACAAATGGATTAGGAAAGTCAGCTAACATAAGAAGATCATTAACTAATGATGAATTATATTGGTTCTTCAGAGGATTAACCGAACATAGCATTCATGATAAGTTTTTATTTCAACTAATGTTAACAACTGGTATAAGGGTCGGGGAATTATCCGCTTTGAGATGGAAAAATGTTGATGAGGATTTTAAATTTATCACTATTGATTCAACTTTGACTCAATATTATAACGATAAAAAGGAATATATAGTTGAGTATTGCACTCCTAAAACAGATAGAATTAGGAAAATACCCATTAAAGATGATGTTCAAAGTTTGTTTAAACAACATAAAACAATACTAATGGAAAAATATCATGGAAGAAAAATGACATTAACGGACGAAGATTTTGTATTTCAAAAACCAATAAAAAAAGGAATGTCACAAGAAAAAGTTCAACGAATTATTGATAGTATAAGAAATTATCTTGACAAAGAATATGGAATAAAACTTGAACGTTTTACACCTCACTATTTTCGCCACACATTTGCAACTGTGGCTATTCATTCAGATATACCATCAATAGATATCCAGAAAATCGGAGGTTGGACTGACGGAGCAATGTTGTCAAAGGTGTATGCTCATAGTAACGAAGAATTAATGACAAATTCTATTAATAAACTAAACATCTCATTTTAA
- the lon gene encoding endopeptidase La has product MEKELKRVSVVPMRGMVLFPHMTLNFDAAREMSIKALESAAENDSIVFLAAQKDYTIEQPTVDDIYSIGTFAVIKQVMRMPGGITRVIVKGLERGIIENFISEKPFFEAEVQEFDDLYEENHPLKQAYIRRLKKSYEEYFSQNPKLTADNFMAVMGIEEIGELCDVIAASLEIDTKEKQEILSEFDSYDRAEKLIITIQNQLEVLKLEQQLAQKVKERIDKNQREYFLREQLKVIQDELGDTDGIKAEVEEYKQKINKLKTVKDTKEKLMKEVDRFSKMPPSSAESSVIRNYLDTVLSLPWNKLSKESFDIKNAEKILNEDHYGLEKVKERVLEYLAVRQNTKGKNGTILCFAGPPGVGKTSVAKSIARSLGRKYVRISLGGIHDESDIRGHRKTYIGAMEGRIIAAMKEAKTKNPLILLDEIDKMGADYKGDPSAALLEVLDYEQNGTFRDHYIEVPFDLSQVLFITTANSLDTVSRPLLDRMEIIELSGYTSNEKFHIAKDYLVKKSMKNNGLDDNDLTISDDAIEAVIGYYTREAGVRKLEQQIGKICRKAVKKLLENTERPIEVTKQNLEEYLGKERFHFEKMNEQDEIGVARGLAWTSVGGDTLSIEVNVMPGSGKVELTGKLGDVMKESAMAAISYIRANSQKLGIAENFHKTKDIHIHVPEGAVPKDGPSAGITMATAVVSALTKNPVRNDIAMTGEITLRGRVLPIGGLKEKSLAAFRAGITDIIIPNENKADIDDVPKEVRSKINFIPVKSMDTVLENALR; this is encoded by the coding sequence TTGGAAAAAGAACTAAAACGTGTGTCGGTAGTGCCAATGCGTGGAATGGTTTTGTTCCCTCATATGACGCTTAATTTTGACGCGGCACGAGAAATGTCCATAAAAGCACTTGAAAGTGCTGCTGAAAATGATTCAATAGTATTCCTTGCGGCGCAAAAGGATTATACAATAGAACAACCGACTGTTGACGATATATACAGTATAGGTACGTTTGCGGTTATAAAACAGGTTATGCGTATGCCCGGCGGTATAACAAGAGTTATAGTAAAGGGATTGGAACGTGGAATTATTGAAAATTTCATTTCCGAAAAACCGTTTTTTGAGGCGGAAGTACAGGAATTTGACGATTTGTACGAAGAAAATCATCCTTTAAAACAGGCTTATATAAGACGGCTTAAAAAGTCTTACGAAGAATATTTCTCTCAAAATCCAAAACTTACAGCCGATAATTTTATGGCGGTTATGGGTATTGAGGAAATAGGCGAACTTTGTGATGTGATTGCCGCAAGTCTTGAAATTGACACAAAAGAAAAACAGGAAATTTTATCTGAATTTGATTCATATGACAGAGCGGAAAAACTTATAATTACAATACAAAATCAGCTTGAAGTATTGAAGTTGGAGCAACAGCTTGCACAGAAAGTCAAAGAAAGAATTGACAAAAATCAAAGAGAATATTTTTTGCGCGAGCAATTAAAAGTGATACAGGACGAACTTGGCGATACCGACGGCATAAAGGCGGAAGTAGAAGAATATAAGCAGAAAATAAACAAATTGAAAACCGTTAAGGATACGAAAGAAAAACTTATGAAAGAAGTTGACAGGTTTTCAAAGATGCCGCCGTCGTCGGCTGAAAGTTCGGTGATTAGAAATTATCTTGATACTGTTTTAAGCCTTCCTTGGAACAAGCTGTCAAAGGAAAGCTTTGATATTAAAAATGCTGAAAAGATATTAAATGAGGATCATTACGGACTTGAAAAGGTCAAGGAACGCGTGCTTGAATATCTTGCGGTAAGACAGAACACAAAAGGCAAAAACGGTACGATACTTTGCTTTGCGGGACCTCCGGGAGTGGGTAAAACGTCGGTTGCAAAGTCAATCGCACGTTCGCTCGGCAGAAAATATGTCAGAATATCTCTCGGCGGTATTCACGACGAATCAGATATAAGAGGTCACAGAAAGACTTACATAGGCGCTATGGAGGGCAGAATTATAGCGGCAATGAAAGAGGCAAAAACAAAAAATCCGCTTATTTTGCTTGACGAAATTGATAAAATGGGTGCGGATTATAAAGGTGATCCGTCAGCCGCACTTTTGGAAGTGCTTGACTATGAACAAAACGGAACATTCCGCGACCATTATATTGAAGTACCGTTTGATTTGTCACAGGTGTTGTTTATCACAACAGCAAATTCACTTGATACGGTTTCAAGACCGTTGCTTGACAGAATGGAAATCATTGAACTTTCGGGTTATACAAGCAATGAAAAATTCCATATTGCAAAGGATTATCTTGTGAAGAAATCTATGAAAAATAATGGACTTGATGACAATGATTTGACAATTTCAGATGACGCGATTGAGGCTGTAATCGGATATTACACTCGTGAGGCAGGCGTCAGAAAACTTGAACAGCAAATAGGTAAGATATGCCGTAAGGCGGTTAAGAAACTTCTTGAAAACACCGAAAGACCGATAGAGGTTACAAAGCAAAATCTTGAGGAATATCTCGGTAAGGAACGTTTCCATTTTGAAAAAATGAATGAGCAGGACGAAATAGGTGTTGCAAGAGGATTGGCTTGGACGTCGGTAGGCGGTGACACGCTGTCGATAGAAGTTAACGTTATGCCGGGAAGCGGAAAAGTCGAACTTACAGGTAAGCTCGGCGATGTTATGAAAGAAAGTGCAATGGCGGCAATCAGCTACATAAGAGCAAATTCACAAAAACTCGGTATTGCGGAAAATTTCCATAAAACAAAGGATATACATATTCACGTGCCGGAAGGCGCAGTACCGAAAGACGGTCCGTCAGCCGGAATAACAATGGCAACGGCAGTTGTATCGGCGCTTACAAAAAATCCTGTAAGAAACGATATTGCAATGACCGGTGAAATCACGCTTAGAGGCAGAGTTCTTCCGATAGGCGGTTTGAAAGAAAAGTCGCTTGCGGCATTCAGAGCAGGAATAACCGATATTATTATTCCGAACGAAAACAAAGCCGATATAGACGATGTCCCTAAGGAAGTAAGAAGCAAAATCAATTTCATACCTGTAAAGAGTATGGATACTGTACTTGAAAATGCTTTGAGATAA
- the yihA gene encoding ribosome biogenesis GTP-binding protein YihA/YsxC, producing the protein MNIHNVSLTISAVRPNQYPTTGYMEFAFAGRSNVGKSSMINKLLNRKSLARVSGTPGKTITINFYNIDDTIYLVDLPGYGYAQRSKSETEKWGKMMEDYLANREPLVQTILLVDSRHKPTKDDITMANWIRHYHTNLIVVATKMDKLKKRDIEPNLQRIWETLEMGEDDILVPFSTQDDEGKYTVWDMIEMMRAGELYYSDDEESEETEE; encoded by the coding sequence ATGAATATACATAATGTTAGCCTTACAATTTCCGCAGTACGTCCAAACCAATACCCAACGACAGGTTATATGGAATTTGCATTTGCCGGACGTTCAAATGTCGGTAAATCTTCGATGATAAATAAATTGCTTAACAGAAAATCGCTGGCGAGAGTATCGGGTACACCGGGTAAAACAATTACGATTAATTTTTATAATATCGACGATACAATTTATCTTGTTGACTTGCCGGGTTACGGATATGCACAGCGTTCAAAGTCCGAAACTGAAAAGTGGGGCAAGATGATGGAGGATTATCTTGCAAACCGTGAACCGCTTGTGCAGACGATATTGCTTGTTGACAGCCGTCATAAGCCGACTAAGGACGATATAACAATGGCAAATTGGATTCGCCATTATCATACGAATTTGATAGTTGTTGCAACAAAAATGGATAAGCTTAAAAAGAGAGATATTGAGCCGAATCTTCAAAGAATTTGGGAAACTCTTGAAATGGGCGAAGATGATATTCTTGTACCGTTTTCAACACAAGATGATGAAGGCAAATATACTGTATGGGATATGATTGAAATGATGCGTGCAGGTGAGCTTTATTACAGTGATGATGAAGAAAGCGAAGAAACAGAAGAATAA
- a CDS encoding S-layer homology domain-containing protein, with amino-acid sequence MKKILAIIVLLCALGVSASAADMTFTPEGEGKWIYCNNPEAIRNQDLMNSDDNPPSYIMNNENLEPDLYDFLICHINYTDSNGGYGAGYEIEVDVELTAVEDSEITINKAFFEAVEDESFIFSDGTWSKETNKFGCINGLASMLGVNLSQLNGAWLYEAKPYEPVTVELKKGETIWLSDYMDDYTSIGYHKPSQILGELSLNYGKMNFNVAAFKTGDELKDRSSFDPNAKFGKYSYTRTEKGIADSLPKVNVDLEYTIDNTYKDGEYIKNKVFNQYQPDGYVTDAWCTNLNPQDDIWSKDISVQSDLLTLTYKDDSKLDYYGSNVKEKEKNNLWIWDPYHSDTAEYPGASTWYNREDYVPNYELSVKRSNQGYGCSMGNYCVTEAYNLKVKNVTNKDKYFEYVAETSSNIAVYVEDENGKHSGLLKDESSPAKKDTMASVLIPANSEKEFSINMVLPINYVGGIRNSFRVCNESHIDKYYEDYVDEPRAEQGPITTGVLASEVRDELPQEVKDIINGNYDSYELLKTNTGYMLRWIEWDGCPYYYTSEWGKVKTIYYLDKNYKIKDKYEFDKLIQLAVYYDGYYYVEDADGNRFKSADGQKWENYNHRMPLANITFNKSKPSKWAEKEVKRAYSLDVAPYRYKDTLVYTDNMTREKFCIILANMLKAKDKLPTEQNVKFSDTTRKEVSLLGTAGIISGYEDGTFKPNNSITREEASMLLYKTAQYMGYNDFYEDYKLSDYKYADDEEIGEWAKEAVYQMNKAEIMTGMGDDMFSPKSNYTNEQSISTIMRLYDLQNKPKSTPTPTLAPIPEPTEVPTTEETDIPETDGGETTVQEN; translated from the coding sequence TTGAAGAAAATATTAGCAATTATAGTATTGCTTTGTGCATTGGGGGTAAGTGCATCGGCGGCAGATATGACATTTACGCCTGAAGGTGAAGGCAAGTGGATTTACTGCAACAATCCCGAAGCAATCAGAAATCAAGACTTAATGAACAGTGACGACAATCCGCCGTCATATATTATGAACAACGAAAATCTTGAACCGGATTTATATGACTTTCTTATTTGTCATATAAATTACACTGACAGTAACGGCGGTTACGGTGCAGGATATGAAATTGAAGTTGATGTTGAACTTACAGCTGTTGAGGACAGTGAAATAACTATAAACAAAGCCTTTTTTGAGGCTGTTGAGGACGAGTCGTTTATATTCAGTGACGGAACGTGGTCAAAAGAAACAAACAAATTCGGTTGCATTAACGGACTTGCGTCAATGCTTGGTGTAAACCTGTCACAATTAAACGGTGCTTGGTTATACGAGGCAAAGCCATATGAGCCTGTAACTGTTGAACTGAAAAAAGGCGAAACAATATGGCTCAGCGACTATATGGACGATTACACAAGTATCGGCTATCACAAGCCGTCACAGATACTTGGAGAATTATCACTTAATTACGGCAAAATGAATTTTAATGTTGCGGCATTCAAAACGGGTGATGAACTAAAGGACAGAAGCAGTTTTGACCCGAATGCAAAGTTCGGAAAATATTCATACACAAGAACGGAAAAAGGTATTGCCGATTCACTTCCAAAGGTTAATGTTGACCTTGAATATACTATTGACAATACATACAAAGACGGTGAGTATATAAAAAACAAAGTATTTAATCAATATCAGCCTGACGGCTATGTTACGGACGCGTGGTGCACCAATCTTAATCCGCAGGACGATATTTGGTCGAAAGATATATCTGTACAGTCGGACTTGCTTACTTTGACATACAAAGATGATTCAAAACTTGATTATTACGGCTCTAATGTAAAGGAAAAAGAAAAAAATAATTTATGGATATGGGATCCGTATCACAGTGATACCGCGGAATATCCGGGTGCGTCAACTTGGTACAACAGAGAGGACTATGTTCCCAATTATGAACTTTCCGTTAAACGCAGTAATCAAGGCTACGGTTGCAGTATGGGCAACTATTGCGTAACAGAGGCATATAATTTAAAAGTTAAGAACGTAACGAATAAAGATAAGTATTTTGAATACGTTGCCGAAACTTCGTCCAATATTGCGGTGTATGTTGAGGACGAAAACGGCAAGCACAGCGGTCTTTTGAAAGACGAGTCAAGTCCTGCTAAAAAAGATACAATGGCAAGTGTATTAATTCCGGCAAACAGTGAAAAGGAATTTTCGATTAATATGGTATTGCCTATAAATTACGTCGGCGGTATAAGAAATTCATTCAGAGTATGCAATGAAAGTCATATTGATAAGTATTACGAAGATTATGTCGATGAACCGAGAGCAGAGCAAGGACCGATTACAACAGGTGTCTTGGCATCGGAAGTAAGGGACGAATTGCCGCAGGAAGTAAAGGATATTATAAACGGTAATTATGACAGTTACGAACTTTTGAAAACAAATACCGGATATATGTTAAGATGGATTGAATGGGACGGCTGTCCTTATTACTACACTTCAGAGTGGGGCAAGGTAAAGACAATTTACTATCTTGACAAAAATTATAAAATAAAAGATAAGTATGAATTTGATAAACTTATTCAGCTTGCCGTTTATTATGACGGATATTACTATGTTGAGGACGCAGACGGAAACAGATTTAAGTCGGCAGACGGTCAGAAGTGGGAGAACTATAATCATCGTATGCCGCTTGCAAATATAACATTCAATAAATCAAAGCCGTCAAAGTGGGCAGAAAAAGAAGTTAAGAGAGCGTATTCGCTTGATGTTGCACCGTACAGATACAAAGATACACTTGTGTATACGGACAATATGACGCGTGAAAAGTTCTGCATAATTCTTGCAAATATGCTAAAGGCAAAGGATAAATTGCCGACAGAGCAGAATGTCAAATTCAGCGATACAACAAGAAAAGAAGTTTCGCTTTTGGGTACGGCAGGAATTATAAGCGGTTATGAGGACGGTACATTTAAACCTAATAATTCGATTACGCGTGAAGAGGCGTCGATGCTTTTGTATAAGACAGCACAGTATATGGGGTATAACGATTTCTATGAGGATTACAAATTGTCGGATTATAAGTATGCCGATGATGAAGAAATAGGCGAGTGGGCAAAAGAGGCTGTTTATCAGATGAACAAAGCCGAGATAATGACAGGTATGGGCGATGATATGTTCTCACCTAAATCAAATTATACAAATGAACAGTCAATCTCAACTATTATGAGATTATACGATTTGCAGAATAAACCTAAATCAACACCAACGCCAACTTTAGCTCCGATACCTGAGCCGACAGAAGTACCGACAACAGAGGAAACAGACATTCCTGAAACAGACGGCGGAGAAACAACAGTTCAAGAAAATTAA
- the spo0A gene encoding sporulation transcription factor Spo0A, producing MNNNISVLIADDNEDLAKELSSYIGAKPNMTVTAIATDGEEAYTLISQTRPDVIILDLVMPKLDGIGVLKRMQTLTFDKKPKIIVYSVSSIAIKMAASVSPLIDYCLLKPQSNERVYEVIQDLTSVPMVSAIPLSHNITAQKAEETDLETIVTDFIHELGVPAHIKGYQYIRSAIMMVVENMDLLNFITKQLYPEIAKAYNTTASRVERAIRHSIEVAWSRGKPEVMNEIFGYTIHTGKGKPTNSEFIAMVADRIRLQLK from the coding sequence ATGAACAACAATATCTCTGTACTAATAGCAGATGACAACGAAGATTTAGCAAAGGAATTATCATCATACATAGGTGCAAAGCCTAATATGACAGTAACGGCTATTGCAACAGACGGTGAAGAGGCTTACACTCTTATTTCTCAAACCAGACCCGACGTTATAATTCTTGACCTTGTAATGCCGAAACTTGACGGTATAGGAGTTTTAAAGCGTATGCAGACTTTGACATTTGATAAAAAGCCTAAAATCATAGTTTATTCCGTTTCATCAATAGCAATTAAAATGGCTGCGTCAGTAAGTCCTTTAATAGACTACTGTCTTTTAAAACCGCAAAGCAACGAACGTGTATACGAAGTTATTCAAGATTTAACATCTGTTCCTATGGTTAGCGCAATACCGCTTTCACACAATATAACAGCTCAAAAAGCCGAAGAAACAGACCTTGAAACTATCGTTACAGACTTCATTCACGAGCTTGGTGTTCCGGCACATATTAAGGGTTATCAATATATCCGAAGTGCAATAATGATGGTTGTTGAAAATATGGACCTGTTAAACTTCATCACTAAACAGCTTTATCCCGAAATTGCAAAGGCATATAATACCACCGCCAGCCGTGTAGAACGTGCAATCCGCCACTCAATAGAAGTCGCTTGGAGCAGAGGTAAGCCTGAGGTTATGAATGAAATTTTCGGCTACACAATCCACACAGGCAAAGGCAAGCCGACAAATTCAGAATTTATCGCAATGGTTGCCGACAGAATCAGACTTCAATTAAAATAA
- a CDS encoding heavy metal translocating P-type ATPase, protein MKKNNDSNIAEDNKDVCCEKHEHHHEHEDHCGCGHDHHKHEHEAHCSCGHEHHHEHDDRCGCGHDNHHEHEDHCGCGHDHHEHGCGCGCGCEHGEEDEKVLTIRLIAGAILFAAGIVTENVLSSPLISDILFVVAYIVLGYDIVWNAIKNIFKGHLFNENFLMSIASIGAFAVGEHPEAVAVMLFYQVGEALQERAAQKSRNSITELMDIRPDYANTEVNGTITKVSPSEISIGDIIIVKPGEKIPLDGTITSGETYLDTKALTGESVPRKAVTGDTVLSGSLNTGSPIYIKVEKTYGESTVSKILDMVEHAQSKKAKSEKFISVFAKYYTPIVVALAVIVMFVPPMFLGDFRTWIYRGLMFLVVSCPCALVVSIPLGFFAGIGCASKNGILVKGSNFIEKLAKLDTVVFDKTGTLTKGVFAVKDVYSVIDKDELIKYAAYAEFYSTHPIAVSVKNAYKNTVDTAKISNYTEISGMGISADIDGHKVLAGNGRLLESNNISHEKAKSHIGSIIYIAVDGKFAGYIVISDEIKADSKAAISALKQLNIKSVMLTGDVKKNADYTAEQIGIDKVYSQLLPQDKVSKLEEILSSKNHKKNVAFVGDGINDAPVLMRSDVGIAMGGIGSDSAIEAADVVLMTDEPSKIAKASKISAKTMSVIIQNIVFAIGVKVLVMILSVLGISTMWLAIFADVGVSLLAILNSLRALYYKD, encoded by the coding sequence ATGAAAAAAAATAACGATAGTAATATTGCGGAAGATAATAAAGATGTCTGTTGTGAAAAACATGAACATCATCATGAACACGAGGACCATTGTGGTTGCGGTCACGATCATCATAAACACGAGCACGAGGCTCATTGTAGCTGCGGACATGAACATCATCATGAGCATGATGACCGCTGCGGTTGCGGTCACGACAATCATCACGAGCATGAAGACCATTGCGGTTGCGGTCACGATCATCACGAACATGGCTGTGGCTGCGGATGCGGTTGCGAACATGGAGAGGAAGATGAAAAAGTTCTTACTATAAGACTTATAGCCGGTGCAATACTTTTTGCGGCAGGTATCGTAACAGAAAACGTACTTTCTTCCCCATTGATATCAGATATTTTATTTGTAGTCGCTTATATTGTTCTTGGCTATGATATAGTTTGGAATGCGATTAAAAACATATTCAAAGGACACTTATTCAACGAAAACTTCTTAATGAGTATAGCAAGTATCGGTGCATTTGCTGTCGGTGAACACCCTGAAGCAGTTGCCGTAATGCTGTTCTATCAAGTCGGCGAGGCATTGCAGGAACGTGCGGCACAAAAGAGCCGTAATTCAATTACGGAACTTATGGATATTCGTCCCGACTATGCCAATACAGAAGTAAACGGCACGATTACAAAAGTTTCTCCGTCTGAAATTTCAATCGGAGATATTATAATTGTAAAACCGGGCGAAAAAATTCCTCTTGACGGTACAATAACTTCGGGCGAAACATATCTTGATACAAAAGCACTTACAGGCGAAAGCGTACCGCGTAAGGCTGTTACTGGTGATACTGTATTGAGCGGAAGTTTGAATACAGGCTCACCTATATATATTAAAGTAGAAAAAACATACGGCGAAAGTACCGTTTCAAAAATTCTTGATATGGTTGAACACGCTCAAAGCAAAAAAGCAAAATCGGAAAAATTTATTTCCGTATTTGCTAAATACTATACACCGATTGTCGTTGCACTTGCGGTAATAGTTATGTTCGTTCCTCCCATGTTTCTCGGAGATTTCAGAACTTGGATATATCGCGGACTTATGTTCCTTGTGGTTTCTTGCCCTTGTGCATTGGTTGTATCAATTCCGCTTGGTTTCTTTGCCGGTATCGGTTGTGCGTCAAAGAACGGTATTCTTGTTAAGGGCAGTAACTTCATCGAAAAGCTTGCTAAACTTGATACTGTCGTATTTGACAAAACAGGTACTCTTACAAAAGGTGTATTCGCCGTAAAAGACGTATATTCTGTTATCGACAAAGACGAACTTATAAAATATGCCGCTTATGCTGAATTTTACTCAACACACCCTATCGCAGTATCGGTTAAAAATGCTTACAAAAACACCGTTGACACTGCAAAAATCTCAAACTACACAGAAATTTCCGGTATGGGTATCAGTGCAGATATAGACGGTCATAAAGTTTTAGCCGGTAACGGCAGACTTCTTGAGAGCAACAATATCTCTCATGAAAAAGCAAAATCACACATCGGAAGTATTATATACATTGCAGTTGACGGAAAATTTGCCGGATATATCGTTATATCTGATGAAATCAAAGCTGACAGTAAAGCTGCAATTTCAGCATTGAAACAGCTTAATATCAAATCTGTTATGCTTACCGGCGACGTAAAGAAAAACGCCGATTATACCGCAGAGCAGATTGGTATTGATAAAGTTTATTCGCAGTTGTTGCCACAGGATAAGGTTTCAAAACTTGAAGAAATCCTTTCTTCTAAAAATCATAAAAAGAATGTTGCATTCGTCGGTGACGGAATTAACGACGCACCCGTACTTATGCGTTCGGACGTCGGTATTGCTATGGGCGGTATCGGTTCGGACAGTGCAATCGAGGCGGCTGACGTTGTTCTTATGACTGATGAACCTTCCAAAATTGCCAAAGCATCTAAAATCTCCGCAAAAACTATGTCGGTTATAATCCAAAACATTGTATTTGCTATCGGCGTTAAAGTTCTTGTTATGATTTTAAGCGTACTTGGCATAAGCACAATGTGGCTTGCAATTTTCGCTGATGTAGGTGTATCATTGCTTGCGATTTTAAACTCACTTCGAGCATTATATTACAAAGATTAA
- a CDS encoding DUF896 domain-containing protein: MDKKKIDRINELAKKARSSDGLTPEEMTERAKLREEYLNAIRQNFKQTLDNIEIIDKGE; this comes from the coding sequence TTGGATAAGAAGAAAATTGACAGAATAAATGAACTTGCGAAAAAGGCAAGAAGTTCCGATGGGTTGACGCCTGAGGAAATGACGGAGCGTGCAAAGCTCCGTGAAGAATATCTTAATGCCATACGTCAGAATTTCAAACAGACGCTTGACAATATTGAAATAATTGATAAAGGAGAATAA
- the asnA gene encoding aspartate--ammonia ligase, translating to MSLIIPENYKSNLNGRETEKAIKFIKDTFQHEIISALNLQRISAPLFVRPETGLNDNLNGVERPVSFDAPCIGGATLEIVHSLAKWKRMTLGRYGFNPGEGLYTDMNAIRRDEEVDNLHSMYVDQWDWEAVINKSDRTVETLKSFVERIYTAMKSTQSRVCQKFSGIENNFPEEITFITTQELEDMYPDLEPKERENKLLREKKAVFLMQIGKELKSGQRHDGRAPDYDDWELNGDILVYYPVLDMAYELSSMGIRVDEDSLLSQIKIAGCEDRLELDFHKKLLNKELPYTIGGGIGQSRLCMYMLGKAHIGEVQASVWPDDMRKTCEEKGIKLL from the coding sequence ATGTCACTAATAATTCCCGAAAACTATAAATCAAATCTTAACGGACGCGAAACGGAAAAAGCAATTAAATTTATAAAGGATACATTTCAGCATGAAATAATTTCTGCACTTAATTTGCAGAGAATTTCAGCACCGTTATTTGTACGTCCCGAAACAGGTCTTAACGATAATCTTAACGGAGTTGAACGTCCTGTAAGTTTTGATGCACCTTGTATCGGCGGTGCTACACTTGAAATTGTTCATTCACTTGCAAAGTGGAAGAGAATGACTCTCGGCAGATACGGTTTTAATCCGGGTGAGGGCTTGTATACAGATATGAACGCCATAAGACGTGATGAGGAAGTGGACAATCTTCACTCTATGTACGTTGACCAATGGGACTGGGAGGCTGTTATAAATAAGTCAGACAGAACTGTTGAAACTTTAAAGAGTTTTGTAGAACGTATATATACCGCTATGAAGTCGACTCAAAGCAGAGTATGCCAAAAGTTCAGCGGTATTGAAAATAATTTCCCTGAGGAAATTACATTTATAACAACGCAAGAACTTGAGGATATGTACCCTGATCTTGAACCGAAAGAAAGAGAAAATAAACTTCTTCGCGAAAAGAAAGCGGTATTCCTAATGCAAATCGGTAAAGAATTGAAGTCGGGTCAAAGACACGACGGCAGAGCTCCGGATTATGACGATTGGGAGCTTAACGGTGATATTCTTGTTTATTATCCTGTTCTTGATATGGCTTACGAACTTTCAAGCATGGGTATCAGAGTTGACGAAGATTCACTTCTTTCGCAAATTAAGATTGCAGGCTGTGAGGACAGACTTGAACTTGATTTCCATAAGAAACTTCTTAATAAGGAACTTCCTTATACAATCGGCGGCGGTATCGGTCAGTCAAGATTGTGTATGTATATGCTTGGTAAGGCTCATATCGGCGAAGTACAGGCATCTGTATGGCCGGACGATATGCGTAAGACTTGCGAAGAAAAAGGAATAAAGCTACTATAA